Proteins from a single region of Streptomyces spinoverrucosus:
- a CDS encoding cation:proton antiporter — protein MHSAVLLIEFGSILLGLGLLGRVAGRLGFSPIPLYLLAGLAFGEGGLLPLGASEEFVAIGAEIGVILLLLMLGLEYTASDLVTNLKAHYPAGLVDFALNALPGAAAALLLGWGPVAAVVLAGVTWISSSGVIAKVLGELGRIGNRETPVILSVLVLEDLAMAVYLPIVTALVAGVSLAAGSVTLAIALGAAGLVLFAAVRYGRVISRFVSSDDPEKLLLVVLGLTILVAGIAQQLQVSAAVGAFLVGIALSGEVAEGAHTLLSPLRDLFAAVFFVFFGLHTDPASIPPVLLPALALAVVTAVTKIATGYWAARRAGISVKGRWRTGGALVARGEFSIVIAGLAVTAGIEPSLGPLATAYVLILVILGPVTARYTEPLAMRWTRRSKGTPEPVRREEDARAEAPVGD, from the coding sequence GTGCACTCCGCGGTCCTGTTGATCGAGTTCGGTTCGATTCTGCTCGGCCTCGGCCTGCTCGGCCGGGTGGCCGGCCGGCTGGGCTTCTCCCCCATCCCGCTGTATCTGCTCGCCGGGCTGGCCTTCGGCGAGGGCGGTCTGCTGCCGCTCGGCGCGAGCGAGGAGTTCGTGGCCATCGGCGCCGAGATCGGCGTCATCCTGCTGCTGTTGATGCTCGGCCTGGAGTACACGGCGAGCGACCTCGTCACCAACCTCAAGGCGCACTATCCGGCGGGCCTGGTCGACTTCGCGCTCAACGCCCTGCCGGGCGCGGCCGCCGCGCTGCTCCTCGGCTGGGGCCCGGTGGCCGCCGTGGTCCTGGCGGGCGTCACCTGGATCTCGTCCTCCGGTGTCATCGCCAAGGTGCTCGGCGAACTCGGCCGGATCGGCAACCGCGAGACGCCGGTGATCCTCAGCGTGCTGGTCCTGGAGGACCTGGCGATGGCCGTGTACCTGCCCATCGTCACCGCGCTGGTCGCCGGGGTAAGTCTGGCGGCGGGCAGCGTGACGCTGGCGATCGCGCTGGGCGCGGCAGGGCTGGTGCTCTTCGCGGCGGTGCGCTACGGCCGCGTCATCTCGCGGTTCGTCTCCAGCGACGACCCGGAGAAGCTGCTGCTGGTCGTGCTCGGCCTGACGATCCTGGTCGCGGGCATCGCCCAGCAGCTCCAGGTGTCGGCGGCGGTGGGCGCGTTCCTGGTCGGCATCGCGCTGTCCGGGGAGGTCGCGGAGGGAGCGCACACGCTGCTGAGCCCGTTGCGCGACCTGTTCGCCGCGGTCTTCTTCGTCTTCTTCGGCCTGCACACCGACCCGGCGAGCATCCCGCCGGTCCTGCTGCCCGCCCTCGCCCTGGCCGTCGTCACCGCCGTCACCAAGATCGCCACCGGCTACTGGGCGGCCCGGCGCGCCGGCATCTCCGTCAAGGGCCGCTGGCGCACGGGCGGCGCGCTGGTGGCGCGCGGCGAGTTCTCGATCGTGATCGCGGGCCTGGCGGTGACGGCCGGCATCGAACCGTCCCTGGGCCCCCTGGCCACCGCGTACGTCCTGATCCTGGTCATCCTCGGCCCCGTCACCGCCCGCTACACCGAGCCCCTCGCGATGCGCTGGACGCGCCGCTCCAAGGGGACGCCCGAGCCGGTACGGCGGGAGGAGGACGCCAGGGCGGAGGCGCCGGTGGGGGACTGA
- a CDS encoding cation:proton antiporter regulatory subunit — protein MSAPRLRATPLPGIGVQYDLVTREHRHLSVVAHRDGTRTVNVYRADDPDSCAHSLHLTAPEAGALIDALQPSHHSNSLLSTTDLGLVAERIEVGATSRWNGRVLGDTRMRTETGASVVAVLRRAGAIPSPAPDFRLAGGDTLIVIGTREGVDAAAAILGRE, from the coding sequence GTGTCTGCTCCACGCCTGAGGGCGACGCCGCTACCGGGCATCGGGGTCCAGTACGACCTGGTCACCCGGGAACACCGCCATCTGTCCGTGGTGGCCCACCGCGACGGAACTCGGACGGTCAACGTCTACCGGGCCGACGACCCGGACTCCTGCGCCCACTCCCTGCACCTGACCGCGCCGGAGGCGGGTGCGCTGATCGACGCGCTGCAGCCGTCGCACCACAGCAACAGCCTGCTGTCCACCACGGACCTCGGTCTGGTGGCCGAGCGGATCGAGGTCGGCGCCACCTCGCGCTGGAACGGCCGCGTCCTCGGCGACACCCGGATGCGCACCGAGACCGGCGCTTCCGTGGTGGCGGTGCTGCGGCGGGCGGGCGCGATCCCGTCCCCGGCGCCGGACTTCCGGCTCGCGGGCGGTGACACGCTGATCGTCATCGGGACCCGCGAGGGCGTCGACGCCGCCGCGGCGATACTCGGGCGGGAGTGA
- a CDS encoding MazG nucleotide pyrophosphohydrolase domain-containing protein, with protein MSSLPADLVREFHLAFGLDARSAPTEVPPDLAAHRGELLAEEAAEVAEVSVTGPLDKLAHELADVVYVAYGTALVHGIDLDAVIAEIHRSNMTKLGPDGQVMRRADGKVLKGEHYEAPDVSAVLRRQGWRPGGV; from the coding sequence ATGAGTTCCTTGCCCGCCGACCTGGTCCGTGAGTTCCACCTGGCCTTCGGCCTCGACGCCCGCAGCGCTCCGACGGAAGTCCCGCCGGACCTGGCCGCGCACCGGGGCGAGCTGCTGGCCGAGGAGGCCGCGGAGGTCGCCGAGGTGTCGGTGACCGGCCCGCTCGACAAGCTGGCGCACGAGCTGGCCGACGTCGTCTACGTGGCGTACGGCACGGCCCTGGTGCACGGCATCGACCTGGACGCGGTCATAGCCGAGATCCACCGCTCCAACATGACCAAGCTGGGCCCCGACGGCCAGGTGATGCGCCGCGCCGACGGCAAGGTCCTCAAGGGGGAGCACTACGAGGCACCGGACGTGTCGGCGGTGCTGCGCCGGCAGGGCTGGCGGCCCGGCGGGGTGTGA
- a CDS encoding TAXI family TRAP transporter solute-binding subunit, producing MSRAFPRIGTRRALQGAAAGVVALGLLLWWLLPLGEEPPSGTITFSTGTPRGVYQEYGTLLRTELSKDMPNLKVRLVTSDGSQENVARVATGEADFTIAAADAVETYEVNEGPGADRLRGVARLYDDYVHLVVPRDSDIDSVEDLRGRRVAIGLPHSGVRLIATRVLKAAGIDAQRDITPLSDGIDTGPARLRRGEIEAFFWSGGLPTDGLLQMARKFKVKFVPIDAEFVAELHRQGPATHHYRATNMPESAYGARGGATVPTMAVSNVLITRKDMDPELTEWVTRTVIKSRDRIGAHVHSAQLVDLRTAIYTDPLPLHDGARRYYRSVKP from the coding sequence ATGTCCAGAGCGTTCCCCCGTATCGGCACCCGCCGGGCCCTGCAGGGCGCGGCCGCCGGCGTTGTCGCCCTCGGCCTGCTGCTGTGGTGGCTGCTGCCGCTGGGCGAGGAGCCGCCGAGCGGGACGATCACGTTCAGCACCGGCACGCCGCGCGGGGTCTACCAGGAGTACGGCACCCTGCTGCGCACCGAGCTGTCCAAGGACATGCCGAACCTCAAGGTGCGGCTTGTGACCAGTGACGGCTCGCAGGAGAACGTCGCGCGCGTGGCGACCGGCGAGGCCGACTTCACCATCGCCGCGGCCGACGCGGTGGAGACGTACGAAGTGAACGAGGGACCCGGCGCCGACCGGCTGCGCGGGGTCGCACGGCTGTACGACGACTATGTGCATCTCGTCGTCCCGCGCGACTCGGACATCGACTCGGTCGAAGACCTGCGCGGCAGGCGGGTCGCCATAGGGCTGCCGCACTCGGGCGTGCGGCTGATCGCCACCCGCGTGCTGAAGGCGGCCGGCATCGACGCGCAGCGGGACATCACGCCGCTGTCCGACGGCATCGACACCGGGCCGGCGCGGCTCCGGCGGGGCGAGATCGAGGCGTTCTTCTGGTCCGGCGGGCTGCCCACGGACGGTCTGCTGCAGATGGCCCGGAAGTTCAAGGTCAAGTTCGTGCCGATCGACGCCGAGTTCGTCGCCGAGCTGCACCGGCAGGGCCCGGCCACCCACCACTACCGCGCGACCAACATGCCCGAGTCGGCGTACGGGGCCCGGGGCGGCGCCACCGTGCCCACCATGGCGGTGTCCAACGTACTGATCACCCGCAAGGACATGGATCCCGAGCTCACCGAGTGGGTGACCCGCACGGTGATCAAGAGCCGCGACCGCATCGGCGCGCACGTCCACTCGGCCCAGCTGGTCGATCTGCGCACGGCGATCTACACCGACCCGCTGCCCCTGCACGACGGCGCCCGACGCTACTACCGCTCGGTCAAGCCGTAG
- a CDS encoding sensor histidine kinase: MSLFWRIFSLNALGLVVAAALLLGPVTVSTPVLPGEALVVVGGLAALLAVNAAVLRVGLAPLGRLGRAMATADLLRPGARAEVAGPVETAALITTYNTMLDRLETERATSAARALSAQERERHRVARELHDEVGQTLTAVLLQLKRVADRAPEELRDEVGQAQDATRAGLDEIRRIARRLRPGVLEELGPASALRALAAEFTAHGLTVRHDVHGELPPLDEETELVVYRVAQEALTNTARHSGADRVELRFGPVAEGVELLVRDNGKGLGTAPEGAGIGGMRERALLVGAVLTLGPAPEQGTDVRLHIPLTGGGR, translated from the coding sequence GTGTCGTTGTTCTGGCGGATCTTCTCCCTGAACGCCCTCGGCCTCGTCGTGGCCGCCGCCCTGCTGCTCGGCCCGGTCACCGTGTCGACCCCGGTGCTGCCGGGCGAGGCGCTGGTCGTCGTCGGCGGCCTCGCGGCGCTGCTCGCGGTCAACGCGGCCGTCCTGCGGGTCGGTCTGGCCCCGCTGGGCCGTCTGGGCCGGGCCATGGCCACCGCCGATCTGCTGCGGCCGGGCGCCCGCGCCGAGGTCGCCGGGCCCGTGGAGACGGCGGCGCTCATCACGACGTACAACACGATGCTGGACCGGCTGGAGACCGAGCGCGCCACCAGTGCGGCCCGTGCGCTGTCCGCGCAGGAGCGAGAACGTCACCGCGTCGCGCGCGAACTCCACGACGAGGTCGGGCAGACCCTCACCGCCGTCCTGCTCCAGCTCAAGCGGGTCGCCGACCGGGCGCCCGAGGAACTGCGCGACGAGGTCGGGCAGGCGCAGGACGCGACCCGTGCCGGTCTCGACGAGATCCGGCGTATCGCGCGCCGGTTGCGGCCGGGGGTGCTGGAAGAGCTGGGGCCGGCCAGTGCGCTGCGGGCGCTGGCCGCAGAGTTCACCGCGCACGGGCTGACGGTGCGGCATGACGTGCACGGTGAGCTGCCTCCGCTCGACGAGGAGACCGAACTGGTGGTGTACCGGGTGGCCCAGGAGGCGCTCACCAATACCGCGCGGCACTCCGGTGCCGACCGTGTCGAACTCCGGTTCGGGCCGGTCGCGGAGGGCGTCGAGCTGCTCGTCCGCGACAACGGCAAGGGACTCGGTACGGCGCCGGAAGGGGCCGGGATCGGCGGGATGCGCGAACGGGCGCTGCTGGTCGGGGCGGTGCTCACGCTGGGGCCGGCGCCGGAGCAGGGCACGGATGTACGGCTGCACATACCCCTTACCGGCGGGGGCCGTTGA